From the genome of Streptomyces sp. NBC_00704, one region includes:
- the rfbB gene encoding dTDP-glucose 4,6-dehydratase, which yields MKILVTGGAGFIGSHYVRTMLDGGYPGFEDAHVTVLDALTYAGNRDNLPASHPRLSFAHGNILDRELLSGLLDGQDAVVHFAAESHVDRSIASGAAFVRTNVEGTQAVLEASLAAGVERVVHISTDEVYGSIEEGEWTEESPLLPNSPYAASKAASDLIALAYFRTHRLNVSVTRCSNNYGPYQHPEKFIPLAVTHLLEGRPIPVYGDGGQVREWLHVDDHCRAVQRVLTDGRAGEAYNIGAGTPVPNLELAHRLAELCGAGPDMIRHITDRKGHDRRYALDQGRIERELGHRPLTAFDTGLAETVAWYRDNPTWWKPLKENGGRP from the coding sequence ATGAAAATCCTCGTCACCGGCGGGGCCGGATTCATCGGCTCGCATTACGTACGGACCATGCTCGACGGGGGGTATCCGGGTTTCGAGGACGCGCACGTCACCGTCCTGGACGCGCTGACGTACGCGGGGAACCGTGACAACCTCCCCGCCTCCCACCCGCGGCTGTCCTTCGCACACGGGAACATCCTCGACCGGGAGCTGCTGAGCGGCCTGCTCGACGGCCAGGACGCGGTGGTGCACTTCGCGGCCGAGAGCCACGTCGACCGCTCGATCGCCAGCGGCGCGGCGTTCGTGCGCACCAACGTGGAGGGCACCCAGGCCGTGCTCGAAGCGAGCCTCGCGGCCGGCGTCGAACGCGTCGTGCACATCTCGACCGACGAGGTGTACGGCTCCATCGAGGAGGGCGAGTGGACCGAGGAGTCCCCGCTGCTGCCCAACTCGCCCTACGCCGCGTCCAAGGCCGCCTCCGACCTCATCGCCCTGGCCTACTTCCGCACCCACCGGCTGAACGTCTCGGTCACCCGGTGCTCCAACAACTACGGGCCCTACCAGCACCCGGAGAAGTTCATCCCGCTCGCCGTCACCCACCTGCTCGAAGGCCGCCCCATACCCGTCTACGGCGACGGCGGGCAGGTCCGCGAGTGGCTGCACGTGGACGACCACTGCCGCGCCGTGCAGCGGGTCCTCACCGACGGCCGGGCGGGCGAGGCCTACAACATCGGCGCCGGCACGCCCGTGCCGAACCTGGAGCTGGCCCACCGGCTCGCCGAACTGTGCGGCGCCGGACCGGACATGATCCGGCACATCACCGACCGCAAGGGCCACGACCGGCGCTACGCCCTCGACCAGGGCCGCATCGAGCGCGAACTCGGCCACCGGCCGCTGACCGCGTTCGACACCGGGCTCGCCGAGACCGTCGCCTGGTACCGGGACAACCCCACGTGGTGGAAGCCGCTCAAGGAGAACGGCGGCCGCCCGTGA
- a CDS encoding NDP-hexose 2,3-dehydratase family protein, with amino-acid sequence MSAPARLVPRTRAAVAERLALSAATAEGVHTATSEVPGWLDRHRRECGTVVRRIPFAALDNWSFAPDTGNLRHGSGRFFTVEGLHVTRPQTQWQQPIIVQSEIGILGILAKEFDGVLHFLMQAKMEPGNPDLVQLSPTVQATRSNYTQAHGGSGVRYLEHFLAPRREQVLTDVLQSEHGAWFFRKRNRNMIVEVDGDVPVHDSFRWLTLGQILRLLRLDNVVNMDARTVLASAPAVPAETRALSSDADLLAWFTGERARHDVRARLMPLRDIAGWQRGEHALGRTDGRFFRVVAVSVEGAGREVAGWTQPLIEPVERGVVGFAHRVFDGVPHVLAHARVEGGFLDTVELAPTVQCVPSNYAPLPAGERPLFLDAVLNAPPERVRYSTVHSEEGGRFLDAESRYLIVETDEATTPDEPPPGYHWVTPGQLRWLAAHSRYVNVQARTLLAVLDAALGGDGAP; translated from the coding sequence GTGAGCGCCCCGGCCCGGCTGGTGCCGCGCACCAGGGCGGCGGTCGCCGAGCGCCTGGCGCTGTCGGCCGCGACCGCCGAGGGCGTGCACACCGCGACGTCCGAGGTGCCGGGCTGGCTGGACCGGCACCGGCGCGAGTGCGGGACGGTGGTGCGGCGCATCCCGTTCGCCGCCCTCGACAACTGGTCCTTCGCCCCGGACACCGGGAACCTGCGGCACGGCAGCGGACGGTTCTTCACCGTCGAGGGCCTGCACGTGACCCGGCCGCAGACGCAGTGGCAGCAGCCGATCATCGTGCAGTCGGAGATCGGCATCCTCGGCATCCTGGCCAAGGAGTTCGACGGGGTCCTGCACTTCCTGATGCAGGCCAAGATGGAGCCCGGCAACCCCGACCTGGTGCAGCTCTCGCCCACCGTGCAGGCCACCCGCAGCAACTACACGCAGGCGCACGGGGGAAGCGGGGTGCGGTACCTGGAGCACTTCCTCGCCCCCCGGCGCGAGCAGGTGCTCACCGACGTCCTCCAGTCCGAGCACGGCGCCTGGTTCTTCCGCAAACGCAACCGCAACATGATCGTCGAGGTGGACGGCGACGTCCCCGTCCACGACTCCTTCCGCTGGCTCACCCTGGGCCAGATCCTGCGGCTGCTGCGCCTGGACAACGTCGTGAACATGGACGCGCGCACGGTGCTGGCGAGCGCGCCCGCGGTGCCGGCCGAGACGCGGGCGCTGTCCTCCGACGCCGACCTGCTGGCCTGGTTCACGGGGGAGCGGGCCCGGCACGACGTCCGCGCCCGGCTCATGCCGCTGCGCGACATCGCCGGCTGGCAGCGAGGCGAGCACGCGCTCGGCCGGACCGACGGCAGGTTCTTCCGGGTCGTCGCGGTGTCGGTCGAGGGCGCGGGCCGCGAGGTCGCCGGCTGGACCCAGCCCCTCATCGAACCGGTCGAGCGCGGTGTCGTCGGCTTCGCTCACCGGGTCTTCGACGGCGTCCCGCACGTCCTGGCGCACGCGCGCGTCGAAGGCGGCTTCCTCGACACCGTCGAGCTCGCGCCGACCGTGCAGTGCGTCCCGTCGAACTACGCGCCCCTGCCGGCCGGGGAGCGGCCGCTCTTCCTGGACGCGGTGCTGAACGCCCCGCCCGAGCGCGTCCGCTACTCGACCGTGCACTCCGAGGAGGGCGGCCGGTTCCTCGACGCCGAGAGCCGCTACCTGATCGTCGAGACCGACGAGGCGACGACGCCGGACGAGCCGCCGCCCGGATACCACTGGGTCACGCCGGGCCAGCTCAGATGGCTCGCCGCGCACAGCCGCTACGTCAACGTGCAGGCCAGGACGCTGCTCGCCGTCCTCGACGCGGCGCTCGGCGGCGACGGCGCGCCCTGA
- a CDS encoding alpha/beta hydrolase produces the protein MRKLALVIPVIAAALVGSAVAPVAVANDAAVPAAGTVDWVPCPGGDPVLGDMLKNLECGTVQVPLDYDAPQGRKISLALTRARHTAPDSEYKGVVILNRGQWPGGIGRDLPTRYALGTTGLAKDVGAAYDWIGFDPRGVGASEPSVVCDVGYLDPGHAQPDPVPATPAAERQWVKRARAYADSCGEKYGDVLSHLGTEEAARDLDRMRIALGQEKITYFGTDWGTYLGSVYATLFPHRLQRMVLDSVVRPSGVGYRNSLRKNVLSERNAEIFFAWVAKYDAVYHLGTTEAAVEANYYRAQDELTAAPLDGKIGPAEWADMFEPVVYRSWTWLSRAQVLSDFVVRKDPTSLRTGYTPPGFPHQNRHAMTNAVNCLDGPWPQNWNRWSKDRDRQYQAGARILTWPNAWYDAPCAFWPEPARKPMKIGNAQVDVLLVQPQFDNAHGVAGAVETHALFPNSRLILEKGGHNVGAALSANNNTCLNKYVGDFFRDGTRPASKKGKDAVCQAAPDPVPAS, from the coding sequence GTGAGAAAGCTTGCGTTGGTCATACCGGTGATCGCGGCCGCGCTGGTGGGCTCGGCCGTCGCCCCGGTCGCGGTGGCGAACGATGCGGCCGTGCCGGCCGCCGGCACCGTCGACTGGGTGCCGTGTCCGGGCGGCGACCCGGTTCTCGGCGACATGCTCAAGAACCTGGAGTGCGGCACGGTGCAGGTGCCGCTCGACTACGACGCCCCGCAGGGCAGGAAGATCAGCCTGGCGCTGACCCGGGCCAGGCACACCGCCCCCGACAGCGAGTACAAGGGCGTCGTGATCCTCAACCGCGGCCAGTGGCCCGGCGGCATCGGCCGTGACCTGCCCACCCGGTACGCCCTGGGCACCACCGGACTGGCCAAGGACGTCGGCGCGGCCTACGACTGGATCGGCTTCGACCCGCGCGGCGTCGGCGCCAGCGAGCCGTCCGTCGTCTGCGACGTCGGCTACCTCGACCCCGGGCACGCGCAGCCGGACCCGGTGCCGGCCACGCCCGCCGCCGAGCGGCAGTGGGTCAAGCGCGCCCGCGCCTACGCGGACAGCTGCGGTGAGAAGTACGGCGACGTGCTCTCGCACCTCGGCACCGAGGAGGCGGCGCGCGACCTGGACCGGATGCGGATCGCGCTGGGCCAGGAGAAGATCACCTACTTCGGCACCGACTGGGGCACCTACCTCGGCTCGGTCTACGCCACCCTGTTCCCGCACCGGTTGCAGCGGATGGTGCTGGACAGCGTGGTGCGTCCCAGCGGCGTGGGATACCGCAACAGCCTGCGCAAGAACGTGCTGTCCGAGCGCAACGCGGAGATCTTCTTCGCCTGGGTCGCCAAGTACGACGCCGTCTACCACCTCGGCACGACCGAGGCGGCGGTCGAGGCGAACTACTACAGGGCGCAGGACGAGCTGACGGCGGCGCCCCTCGACGGCAAGATCGGCCCCGCGGAGTGGGCGGACATGTTCGAGCCGGTCGTCTACCGCAGCTGGACGTGGCTCTCGCGGGCGCAGGTGCTCTCCGACTTCGTGGTGCGCAAGGACCCGACGTCGCTGCGGACCGGCTACACCCCGCCGGGCTTCCCGCACCAGAACCGGCACGCGATGACCAACGCGGTGAACTGCCTCGACGGCCCGTGGCCGCAGAACTGGAACCGCTGGAGCAAGGACCGCGACCGCCAGTACCAGGCCGGCGCGCGCATCCTGACCTGGCCCAACGCCTGGTACGACGCGCCGTGCGCCTTCTGGCCGGAGCCGGCCCGCAAGCCGATGAAGATCGGCAACGCCCAGGTGGACGTGCTGCTGGTGCAGCCCCAGTTCGACAACGCGCACGGCGTCGCCGGCGCCGTCGAGACGCACGCGCTGTTCCCCAACTCCCGGCTGATACTGGAGAAGGGCGGGCACAACGTCGGTGCGGCGCTGTCGGCCAACAACAACACCTGCCTGAACAAGTACGTCGGCGACTTCTTCCGGGACGGCACCCGTCCGGCGTCGAAGAAGGGCAAGGACGCCGTCTGCCAGGCGGCGCCCGACCCGGTGCCCGCGTCCTGA
- a CDS encoding gamma-glutamyl-gamma-aminobutyrate hydrolase family protein: MNSVTNGPAPDRRRPVVGICARTAPVTLQGGDLVVSLALQSHVAFLAEAGCTPLLLPLAPGAEEIVGRLDGLLVPGGPDLDPALYGAPAHPATRAPDPDADRAELALVGRALEAGLPLLAICRGMQLLNVLHGGTLHQHLSDVTGHDGHRPRTADFTLGRQPLKLAPGSLIAAVLDEDEPETACHHHQAVDRLGSGLTVTGRAGDGTVEAVEVMDHPFAIGVQWESGYTPDKRLHQALAHAARRLRKETSAAFSIH, encoded by the coding sequence ATGAATTCAGTCACGAACGGTCCGGCGCCCGACCGGCGGCGGCCGGTGGTGGGGATCTGCGCGCGGACGGCGCCGGTCACCCTCCAGGGCGGCGATCTGGTCGTCTCCCTGGCGTTGCAGTCGCACGTGGCGTTCCTGGCCGAGGCGGGCTGCACTCCCCTGCTGCTGCCGTTGGCGCCGGGGGCCGAGGAAATCGTCGGCCGGCTGGACGGGCTGCTGGTGCCGGGCGGCCCCGACCTGGACCCGGCGCTGTACGGCGCGCCGGCCCACCCGGCGACCCGGGCACCGGACCCGGACGCCGACCGGGCCGAACTGGCGCTGGTGGGCCGGGCGTTGGAGGCAGGTCTGCCGCTGCTGGCGATCTGCCGCGGGATGCAGCTGCTCAACGTGCTGCACGGCGGCACCCTCCATCAGCACCTGTCGGACGTCACCGGCCATGACGGCCACCGGCCGCGGACGGCCGACTTCACCCTCGGCCGCCAGCCGCTGAAGCTGGCGCCCGGCAGTCTGATCGCCGCCGTCCTCGACGAGGACGAGCCGGAGACGGCCTGCCACCACCACCAGGCGGTGGACCGGCTCGGCAGCGGCCTCACCGTCACCGGGCGGGCCGGTGACGGCACCGTCGAGGCCGTGGAAGTCATGGACCACCCCTTTGCGATCGGCGTGCAGTGGGAATCCGGTTACACGCCCGACAAACGACTTCACCAAGCCCTCGCACACGCCGCAAGGCGCCTGCGGAAAGAGACGTCCGCCGCATTTTCGATTCATTGA
- a CDS encoding carboxymuconolactone decarboxylase family protein yields MSPRMPNPSLVVPDVLPPMRALVKAVNSVGVPLQTLVLVHLRVSQINGRTVHLPRKPKEFEDAGEEDRRLPLVETWREQTCFTDAERSLLALSEAATRIDGREDPVSDEVWEEAARHWTEVQLAAVVLHIGLVNLWNRVNVVTKQEAVDWRINPKTWTPMTSRLTAAQ; encoded by the coding sequence ATGTCGCCGCGGATGCCGAACCCCTCCCTGGTGGTTCCCGACGTTCTTCCGCCGATGCGCGCGCTGGTCAAGGCCGTCAACAGCGTCGGCGTTCCCCTGCAGACGCTCGTGCTCGTCCACCTGAGGGTGAGCCAGATCAACGGGCGCACGGTCCATCTGCCCCGCAAGCCCAAGGAGTTCGAGGACGCGGGGGAGGAGGACCGCCGTCTGCCGCTGGTGGAGACGTGGCGGGAGCAGACCTGCTTCACCGACGCCGAGCGCTCGCTGCTGGCGCTGTCCGAGGCCGCCACGCGGATCGACGGCCGCGAGGACCCCGTCTCGGACGAGGTCTGGGAGGAGGCCGCCAGGCACTGGACCGAGGTGCAGCTGGCCGCCGTGGTCCTGCACATCGGGCTGGTCAACCTCTGGAACCGGGTCAACGTCGTCACCAAGCAGGAGGCGGTGGACTGGCGCATCAACCCCAAGACGTGGACGCCGATGACCAGCAGGCTCACCGCGGCCCAGTAA
- a CDS encoding VOC family protein, producing MSDAAIQGIKTVLHPVADMAAARKLYAALLGTEPQTDSEYYVGFDVAGQHIGLVPAGAQGVTSQVAYWHVSDLDAKLTEVTAAGATVSSPAKEVGGGRRVATVTDLDGNVLGLLQDS from the coding sequence ATGTCCGACGCGGCCATCCAGGGAATCAAGACCGTGCTGCACCCGGTGGCGGACATGGCGGCCGCCAGGAAGCTGTACGCCGCCCTGCTCGGCACCGAGCCGCAGACCGACTCGGAGTACTACGTCGGGTTCGACGTCGCGGGCCAGCACATCGGGCTGGTGCCGGCCGGGGCGCAGGGCGTCACCTCGCAGGTCGCCTACTGGCACGTGAGCGACCTCGACGCGAAGCTGACCGAGGTCACCGCCGCGGGCGCCACGGTGAGCAGCCCCGCCAAGGAGGTCGGCGGCGGCCGCCGGGTGGCGACGGTCACCGACCTCGACGGCAACGTGCTGGGGCTGCTCCAGGACAGCTGA
- a CDS encoding ABC transporter ATP-binding protein, whose amino-acid sequence MIEAKNLTKRYGDKTAVNGLSFTVEPGRVTGFLGPNGAGKSTTMRLLLGLDRPDAGEATVNGVPYRELARPLRVVGALLEARAVHTGRSAHDHLLCLAQTQGIGRRRVEEVIEQVGLASVARKRAGGFSLGMGQRLGIAAALLGDPAALVLDEPVNGLDPEGILWIRNLMKSLAAEGRAVFVSSHLMNEMAVTADHLIVIGRGRLVADCSTKEFIERSTEQSVLVRTPDGAQLAELLERHGATVARTDEGDLDVGGLEAPRIAELAAADGLVLHELSTRRGSLEEAFMELTKDAVEYDAGVPTAGGVK is encoded by the coding sequence ATGATCGAGGCCAAGAACCTCACGAAACGCTACGGCGACAAGACCGCCGTGAACGGCCTGTCGTTCACGGTCGAGCCCGGCCGGGTCACCGGCTTCCTGGGCCCCAACGGCGCGGGCAAGTCCACCACCATGCGGCTGCTGCTGGGACTCGACCGGCCCGACGCCGGCGAGGCCACCGTCAACGGCGTCCCCTACCGCGAACTGGCGCGCCCCCTGCGCGTCGTCGGGGCCCTGCTGGAAGCGCGCGCCGTGCACACCGGCCGCAGCGCCCACGACCACCTGCTCTGCCTCGCCCAGACCCAGGGCATCGGCCGGCGCCGCGTCGAGGAGGTCATCGAACAGGTCGGGCTGGCGTCGGTGGCCCGCAAGAGGGCCGGCGGCTTCTCCCTCGGCATGGGACAGCGCCTGGGCATCGCCGCCGCACTGCTCGGCGACCCCGCCGCACTGGTCCTGGACGAGCCCGTCAACGGCCTCGACCCCGAGGGCATCCTCTGGATCCGCAACCTGATGAAGTCGCTCGCGGCCGAGGGCCGCGCGGTCTTCGTCTCCAGCCATCTGATGAACGAGATGGCCGTCACCGCCGATCACCTCATCGTCATCGGCCGCGGCCGGCTGGTCGCCGACTGCTCCACCAAGGAGTTCATCGAGCGCAGCACGGAACAGTCCGTGCTCGTCAGGACGCCCGACGGCGCGCAGCTCGCCGAACTGCTCGAGCGCCACGGCGCCACCGTCGCCCGCACCGACGAGGGCGACCTCGACGTCGGCGGCCTCGAGGCCCCGCGCATCGCCGAACTCGCCGCCGCCGACGGCCTGGTGCTGCACGAGCTGTCGACCCGCCGGGGCTCCCTGGAGGAGGCCTTCATGGAACTGACCAAGGACGCCGTCGAGTACGACGCCGGCGTGCCCACCGCCGGAGGTGTGAAGTGA
- a CDS encoding nucleotide disphospho-sugar-binding domain-containing protein: protein MRVLVVPFPWKTHVFNLVPLAWSLQTAGHEVRVAVWPDLLDAVTSAGLTAVGVGPGETADVRLQRDRRQTTDRAAAAERSARPDVDPLFDLQPDRERLNWEQACHVFDDLVLPQARRSNDSMTEDLVAVARAWRPDLVLWGAKAFAGAVAAEAVGAVHARVLYSVDVYTRMREDFLHALDRQPADRRADPMRDWLTGWAGRYGVGFSEDLVNGQFTVAPLPEAFRPDERPTTLPVQFVPYNGPAVVPEWLAAPPAAPRVLMTFGDSADGPARLPLPVERVQDILDSVADLEMELVLALPPDALRELREVPANARAVRSAPLAEVLPTCAAVVHHGGTWSFGCALRQGVPQLLIGRAFDAPLKFRCLQAAGAGFAMTPAQVDGPGVRAALVRLLHDPQVRANAGRLREQMLAMPTPNELVRTLETLVAARRPGAVGALR from the coding sequence GTGCGAGTTCTCGTCGTGCCGTTCCCCTGGAAGACCCATGTGTTCAATCTGGTGCCGCTCGCGTGGTCGTTGCAGACGGCCGGTCACGAGGTGCGCGTGGCGGTCTGGCCGGATCTGCTCGACGCCGTCACCTCGGCCGGGCTGACGGCCGTGGGCGTCGGTCCGGGCGAGACGGCCGACGTCCGCCTTCAGCGCGACCGGCGCCAGACGACGGACCGCGCCGCCGCCGCCGAGAGGTCCGCGCGGCCGGACGTGGACCCGCTGTTCGACCTGCAACCCGACCGCGAGCGGCTGAACTGGGAGCAGGCCTGCCACGTCTTCGACGACCTGGTGCTCCCCCAGGCGCGGCGGTCCAACGACTCGATGACGGAGGACCTGGTCGCCGTGGCCCGCGCCTGGCGGCCCGACCTGGTGCTGTGGGGCGCGAAGGCGTTCGCGGGCGCGGTCGCCGCCGAGGCCGTGGGCGCGGTGCACGCCCGGGTGCTGTACTCCGTCGACGTCTACACCCGTATGCGCGAGGACTTCCTGCACGCCCTGGACCGGCAGCCCGCGGACCGGCGCGCCGACCCGATGCGGGACTGGCTGACGGGCTGGGCGGGCCGGTACGGCGTCGGCTTCTCCGAGGACCTGGTCAACGGCCAGTTCACCGTCGCCCCGCTCCCCGAGGCGTTCCGGCCCGACGAGCGGCCGACCACCCTGCCCGTGCAGTTCGTCCCCTACAACGGCCCGGCCGTCGTGCCCGAATGGCTCGCCGCACCGCCCGCCGCGCCGCGCGTGCTCATGACGTTCGGCGACTCGGCCGACGGGCCCGCCCGCCTCCCGCTGCCCGTCGAACGCGTCCAGGACATCCTCGACTCGGTGGCCGACCTGGAGATGGAACTGGTGCTGGCGCTGCCGCCGGACGCCCTGCGGGAGCTGCGCGAGGTGCCGGCCAACGCCCGCGCGGTGCGGTCGGCGCCCCTGGCCGAGGTGCTGCCGACGTGCGCGGCGGTGGTGCACCACGGCGGCACCTGGTCGTTCGGCTGCGCGCTGCGCCAGGGCGTGCCCCAGCTGCTGATCGGCCGGGCCTTCGACGCCCCGCTGAAGTTCCGGTGCCTCCAGGCCGCGGGCGCGGGGTTCGCCATGACGCCCGCGCAGGTGGACGGGCCCGGGGTGCGCGCCGCGCTGGTGCGGCTGCTGCACGACCCGCAGGTCCGGGCGAACGCCGGGCGGCTGCGCGAGCAGATGCTGGCCATGCCCACGCCCAACGAGCTGGTGCGGACCCTGGAGACGCTGGTCGCCGCCCGCCGGCCCGGCGCCGTGGGCGCCCTGCGCTGA